The following are from one region of the Hemibagrus wyckioides isolate EC202008001 linkage group LG24, SWU_Hwy_1.0, whole genome shotgun sequence genome:
- the zmp:0000001048 gene encoding retinol dehydrogenase 8, with protein METRRVLVTGCSFGIGLAVAVRLAKDELKRFKVMATMRDLGKRAALETAAGETLGRSLEIHQLDVCCEDSIRECVNNVPDGCLDILVSNAGMGMIGPLECQSLKTMQDVFNTNFFGLVRLVKQVLPDMKRRRSGHIVVMSSVMGIQGLPFNDIYSASKFAVEGFCESLAVQALKFNINMTLVEPGLVLTEFERKVYEDAGNMDLSGTDEETARIFREIYIPNSENVFASTGQSPEEVVEQTFQLIVSKDPPFRHQTNLLYTPLTPMKHADRTGVLPLDVFYRLTFTHSRVFNLSLGLMRMLRRRMRKSKV; from the exons ATGGAAACTAGAAGAGTTTTAGTGACAGGATGTTCCTTCGGGATTGGTCTGGCTGTGGCTGTGCGTCTCGCCAAGGATGAACTTAAAAGGTTTAAAG TCATGGCCACCATGAGGGATTTGGGGAAGAGAGCAGCTCTGGAGACAGCAGCTGGAGAGACGCTGGGCAGGTCTCTGGAGATCCATCAGCTGGACGTCTGCTGTGAGGACTCCATCCGAGAGTGTGTGAACAACGTGCCTGACGGATGCCTCGACATATTAG TGAGTAATGCTGGCATGGGGATGATCGGGCCACTGGAGTGCCAGAGCCTAAAGACCATGCAGGATGTCTTTAACACTAATTTCTTTGGCTTGGTGCGACTGGTGAAGCAGGTGCTGCCTGACATGAAGAGACGACGGAGTGGACACATTGTGGTGATGAGCAGTGTCATGGGCATTCAGG GACTCCCCTTTAATGACATCTACTCTGCTTCGAAATTCGCCGTAGAGGGCTTCTGTGAGAGTCTTGCTGTGCAAGCTCTGAAGTTTAACATTAA CATGACTTTGGTAGAGCCGGGCCTGGTGCTGACAGAGTTTGAGAGGAAGGTTTACGAGGACGCTGGAAACATGGACCTGTCCGGCACAGATGAGGAAACAGCTAGAATTTTCCGTGAGATTTACATTCCTAACTCGGAAAACGTGTTTGCTTCAACCGGACAGAGCCCTGAGGAGGTGGTTGAG CAAACGTTCCAGCTGATTGTATCAAAGGATCCTCCGTTTCGCCACCAGACCAATCTTCTTTACACGCCCCTGACTCCCATGAAGCACGCAGACCGTACAGGTGTCCTGCCTCTAGACGTCTTCTACAGGTTAACCTTCACGCACAGCCGCGTGTTTAACCTCAGCCTCGGCCTCATGCGCATGCTgcggaggaggatgaggaagtCTAAAGTGTGA